The following proteins are encoded in a genomic region of Dialister hominis:
- a CDS encoding MgtC/SapB family protein has protein sequence MATVAGVIIGMDREYKNKGAGVKTHALVSIGAAMAMILNEYVLRNYPASNTDLTRLGAQVISGIGFLGVGTIIVTGRNEVKGLTTAAGLWACAIIGLSAGIGFFEGTIIAQIFVIFVLRVLEPVDKHLRTQAKDFDLYVEFSDVQSIKAFLMDVRKKGVEITNFNVFKEKHGAAALAATMTMKVPHHGEKGKYISYLQTVEGISYVHEI, from the coding sequence ATGGCGACTGTGGCTGGCGTTATCATAGGAATGGACAGAGAATATAAAAATAAGGGCGCCGGTGTAAAAACCCACGCGCTTGTCTCTATCGGAGCCGCTATGGCAATGATATTAAATGAGTATGTTTTGCGAAATTATCCTGCATCCAATACAGATCTGACACGTCTGGGAGCGCAGGTTATCAGCGGAATCGGCTTTCTTGGTGTAGGTACGATTATTGTCACGGGCAGAAATGAAGTCAAAGGGCTGACAACGGCAGCCGGATTGTGGGCATGTGCCATCATAGGACTCTCAGCAGGCATCGGTTTCTTTGAGGGGACTATCATTGCACAGATTTTTGTAATCTTTGTATTAAGAGTGCTGGAGCCTGTAGATAAGCATCTGCGGACGCAGGCTAAGGATTTTGACCTGTATGTTGAGTTTAGCGATGTCCAGTCAATTAAAGCATTTCTGATGGACGTAAGGAAGAAGGGCGTGGAGATTACAAACTTCAATGTATTTAAAGAAAAGCATGGAGCGGCTGCTCTTGCCGCAACTATGACCATGAAGGTGCCGCATCATGGTGAGAAGGGGAAGTATATTTCCTATTTGCAGACCGTTGAGGGAATCTCCTATGTTCATGAAATTTGA
- the thrS gene encoding threonine--tRNA ligase: protein MVTIHLKDGKEKQFESNVALSEAAKAISNSLGKEAVVAKVDGELTDLRDPIVDGATVEFFTKKDPEGLFTLRHTAAHVMAQAIQHLYPGVKFAIGPAIDDGFYYDIDSEHVFSQEDFDAIEREMAKISKENIPLVKKVLPRAEALEFFKEKNQDYKVMLIEDLPEDAVISLYEQGDFTDLCAGPHMKATGKVKVFKLMTVAGAYWRGDEHNKMLQRIYATAFFNKEDLEHFLFVRAEAEKRDHRKLGKQLDLFSFHEEGPGFPFFHPKGMVLRNQLMEYERQLFKEFGYVEIMTPVILSKKLWIQSGHWDHYKENMYFTKIDDEDYAIKPMNCPGGILYFKSQQRSYRDLPMRVGEFGLVHRHELHGALHGLFRVRCFTQDDAHIFMTQDQMKEEVIKCMSMYKKMYGVFGLEYHVELSTRPENSMGSDELWEISTNALREAIEIAGVPYQINEGDGAFYGPKLDFHVQDSLGRTWQCGTIQMDMQLPERFDVNYVGEDGNKHRAVMLHRAGYGSLERFIGILIEHYAGAFPTWIAPVQVKVIPVTEKNLEYAKAVADAMSESDIRVEVEEANETLGYKIRKAQMEKVPYMLIVGDKEMKSHTVSIRSRKNGDEGSTPVAMFVANLIREIKTREG from the coding sequence ATGGTTACAATTCATTTGAAAGATGGAAAGGAAAAGCAGTTTGAAAGCAATGTTGCACTTTCCGAAGCTGCAAAAGCTATCTCCAACAGCTTGGGGAAAGAGGCCGTTGTAGCTAAAGTTGATGGCGAATTGACCGATCTTCGTGATCCGATCGTGGATGGGGCCACTGTGGAATTCTTCACAAAAAAGGATCCGGAAGGGCTTTTCACACTCAGACATACTGCAGCGCATGTAATGGCTCAAGCAATCCAGCATTTATATCCAGGCGTAAAATTTGCAATTGGCCCGGCTATTGATGATGGATTCTATTATGATATTGACTCTGAACATGTCTTCAGCCAGGAAGACTTTGATGCCATTGAAAGAGAAATGGCAAAGATCAGCAAGGAAAATATTCCGCTGGTAAAAAAGGTTTTGCCGAGAGCAGAAGCATTGGAATTCTTCAAAGAAAAGAATCAGGATTATAAAGTCATGCTGATTGAAGACCTTCCGGAGGATGCTGTCATTTCCTTATATGAACAGGGAGATTTCACAGACCTTTGCGCAGGCCCGCATATGAAAGCAACCGGCAAAGTCAAGGTATTTAAGCTGATGACCGTTGCAGGTGCTTACTGGCGCGGCGATGAACACAACAAGATGCTCCAGCGTATTTATGCGACTGCATTCTTCAACAAAGAAGATCTTGAACATTTCCTCTTTGTACGTGCAGAAGCAGAAAAACGTGATCATAGAAAACTCGGAAAACAGCTTGACCTCTTTTCCTTCCATGAAGAAGGACCTGGTTTCCCGTTCTTCCATCCAAAGGGAATGGTTCTCCGCAATCAGCTGATGGAATATGAAAGACAGCTGTTCAAGGAATTCGGCTATGTTGAAATCATGACACCAGTCATCCTCTCCAAGAAGCTGTGGATCCAGTCCGGCCATTGGGATCATTATAAAGAAAATATGTACTTCACCAAAATTGATGATGAAGACTATGCAATTAAGCCGATGAACTGCCCGGGAGGAATTCTTTACTTCAAGAGCCAGCAGCGTTCCTATCGTGATCTCCCGATGCGCGTCGGTGAATTCGGCCTTGTACACAGACACGAGCTGCACGGAGCCCTTCATGGATTATTCCGCGTCCGCTGCTTCACACAGGATGATGCGCATATCTTCATGACTCAGGATCAGATGAAGGAAGAAGTTATCAAGTGCATGTCTATGTATAAGAAGATGTATGGAGTTTTCGGCCTTGAATACCATGTAGAACTGTCCACCCGTCCTGAAAACTCAATGGGCAGTGATGAACTTTGGGAAATTTCGACAAATGCACTTCGTGAAGCTATCGAAATTGCCGGCGTTCCGTATCAGATCAATGAAGGCGACGGTGCATTCTATGGACCTAAGCTGGATTTCCATGTACAGGATTCCCTTGGAAGAACATGGCAGTGCGGCACGATCCAGATGGATATGCAGCTTCCGGAAAGATTCGACGTCAATTATGTCGGTGAAGATGGAAACAAACATCGTGCTGTCATGCTGCATCGTGCAGGATACGGCTCTCTTGAACGTTTCATCGGCATCCTGATTGAACATTATGCCGGCGCTTTCCCGACCTGGATTGCTCCTGTACAGGTTAAGGTTATCCCGGTAACTGAAAAGAATCTGGAATATGCAAAGGCTGTTGCAGACGCTATGTCTGAATCTGATATCCGTGTAGAAGTCGAAGAAGCCAATGAAACACTCGGATACAAGATCCGCAAGGCACAGATGGAAAAGGTTCCTTATATGCTGATTGTCGGCGACAAGGAAATGAAGTCTCATACAGTTTCGATCAGAAGCAGAAAAAATGGCGATGAAGGTTCTACGCCGGTTGCCATGTTTGTTGCCAATCTGATTCGTGAAATTAAAACCAGAGAAGGCTGA
- a CDS encoding HutP family protein has product MYKEFQSADVARAAIRMALSENRSDENELREKLAKSGIRAVAVNFGGKFLDIIPKIYESAIVAAQRQHVISDTHVGDGSVVGAMESAIEQIKLMAMGMNVGGKIGIARWKEHLCVAVFVEVGVLHFNEVTLGMAHRVLRNDLTDEDD; this is encoded by the coding sequence ATGTATAAAGAATTCCAGAGCGCTGATGTAGCCAGAGCAGCCATCAGGATGGCACTCTCTGAAAACAGAAGCGATGAAAACGAGCTTCGTGAAAAACTGGCAAAAAGTGGAATTCGTGCTGTTGCAGTCAACTTTGGCGGCAAGTTCCTGGATATCATCCCTAAAATTTATGAGTCTGCCATTGTTGCAGCCCAGCGTCAGCATGTTATCTCTGATACACATGTTGGCGATGGGTCCGTTGTCGGAGCCATGGAATCCGCTATCGAGCAGATCAAGCTTATGGCGATGGGGATGAACGTAGGCGGCAAGATTGGAATTGCCAGATGGAAGGAACATCTTTGTGTTGCTGTATTCGTTGAAGTAGGTGTTTTACATTTCAACGAAGTAACTTTAGGAATGGCACATAGAGTTCTTAGAAATGACTTGACAGATGAAGATGATTGA